The Euphorbia lathyris chromosome 8, ddEupLath1.1, whole genome shotgun sequence genome has a window encoding:
- the LOC136202921 gene encoding 3beta-hydroxysteroid-dehydrogenase/decarboxylase, with protein sequence MSLGERWCVVTGGRGFAARHLVELLVRSNMFLVRIADLEPTIQLSTEEEGGSLAEALKSGRAKYVSADLRDSAQVLRVIEGAQVVFHMAAPNSSVNNYQLHYSVNVQGTKNVIAACIQSKVKRLVYTSSASVVFDGKRGILNGDESLPYPAKPLDSYTATKSEGEAAVIKANGTDGLLTCSLRPSSIFGPGDRLFVPSLVAAAKAGKSKFIIGNGENIYDFTYVENVAHAHICAERALASGGEVAENAAGQAYFITNMEPMKFWDFTSRILGDLGYERPRIKVPAFAVMPVAHVVEQIYKLLGPYGMKVPQLIPSRIRLLSCSRSFNCSKAKDRLGYSPIVSLEEGLKRTIESFSHLRADKQRKREGPSKAYRWLGGGRVADMLLWKDKKQTLLTLLILMAIYCNLVASQSTIITALAKILLLASAFLFIHGNLPDRIFGYTIEKIPDSQFHLSEERSHRYAVSMASSWNDAVHALKSLCKGKDWMLFFKVILLLSILSFLGAISLQSLFVIGLPVAFIAFSVYELKEEAIDAMFSEALSYGCKLKSKISKKVIGAKKND encoded by the exons ATGTCGCTGGGGGAGAGGTGGTGCGTCGTCACCGGAGGGAGGGGCTTCGCGGCCAGGCATTTGGTGGAATTGCTGGTTCGGAGCAATATGTTCTTAGTTAGGATAGCTGATTTGGAGCCTACTATTCAGCTTAGCACGGAGGAGGAAGGCGGATCCCTTGCTGAAGCCTTGAAATCTGGTCGCGCCAAATATGTTTCCGCGGATCTCCGCGACAGTGCTCAAGTTCTCAGAG TCATTGAAGGAGCTCAAGTTGTTTTTCACATGGCGGCTCCTAATTCTTCTGTTAATAACTACCAGCTCCACTATTCAGTTAATGTGCAAG GGACGAAGAATGTTATTGCTGCCTGTATCCAGTCAAAGGTGAAGAGGCTTGTCTATACAAGCTCTGCTAGTGTTGTTTTTGATGGGAAGCGTGGAATTTTAAATGGAGATGAATCCTTGCCGTATCCCGCTAAG CCACTTGATTCATATACAGCAACTAAATCTGAAGGCGAGGCTGCGGTCATTAAGGCAAATGGCACTGATGGACTCCTAACTTGTAGTCTACGTCCTAGCAGCATATTTGGGCCTGGTGATAGGTTGTTTGTTCCATCTCTCGTAGCTGCAGCAAAGGCTGGAAAATCCAAG TTCATAATTGGTAATGGGGAAAATATTTATGATTTCACATATGTTGAAAATGTGGCACATGCCCATATATGTGCTGAAAGAGCTCTAGCATCAGGAGGGGAGGTTGCAGAGAATGCTGCTGGGCAG GCATATTTTATAACAAACATGGAGCCTATGAAGTTCTGGGACTTCACATCGCGTATTTTAGGGGATCTTGGCTATGAGAG GCCAAGGATAAAGGTACCAGCTTTTGCTGTGATGCCAGTTGCACATGTGGTGGAACAGATATATAAGCTATTGGGACCATATGGAATGAAGGTTCCACAATTGATACCTTCAAGAATTAGACTTCTCTCGTGTAGCAGATCTTTTAATTGTTCAAAAGCAAAGGATCGGCTCGGCTATTCTCCCATAGTATCACTTGAG GAAGGTTTGAAAAGGACTATTGAATCATTTTCACACTTGAGGGCTGATAAACAACGTAAAAGAGAAGGACCATCTAAGGCCTATAGATGGCTTGGAGGTGGAAGGG TTGCGGACATGCTGCTTTGGAAGGATAAAAAGCAGACACTCCTGACCTTGTTAATTCTAATGGCAATTTACTGCAACTTGGTTGCATCTCAATCTACCATCATTACTGCATTGGCAAAGATTCTACTGCTGGCATCAGCATTCCTGTTCATCCATGGAAATTTGCCAGATAGAAT ATTTGGGTATACAATTGAAAAAATTCCCGATTCACAATTTCATTTGTCAGAAGAGAGGTCTCACCGATATGCCGTTTCAATGGCTTCATCATGGAATGATGCTGTACACGCTTTAAAATCTCTTTGCAAGGGGAAGGACTGGATGCTGTTCTTTAAG GTTATTCTGTTGCTGTCGATTCTGAGCTTCCTTGGAGCCATTTCACTTCAGAGTTTATTTGTCATAG GACTTCCAGTTGCTTTCATTGCGTTCTCTGTGTACGAGTTAAAAGAAGAAGCTATCGATGCAATGTTTTCAGAAGCTCTTTCTTATGGGTGCAAATTGAAATCTAAAATATCCAAAAAAGTAATTGGTGCCAAGAAGAACGACTAA